One Raphanus sativus cultivar WK10039 unplaced genomic scaffold, ASM80110v3 Scaffold0097, whole genome shotgun sequence genomic window carries:
- the LOC108837576 gene encoding uncharacterized protein LOC108837576 isoform X1, whose translation MKVVSLQRLCSSLKPIHRRVPSTTKKMTGGGRYGGASGKLVRSSMKREERQGRSGIPPVNKVLCEVQRLKLLALRCSWFKFLFLVQGSYGNNQSRESKLLKGPSQIQSNTLAALEAIDVPVAEEVMDAGCIIGDRINGLVDGVSGAWFIKFDTFTPAVSRGLPVTRVILFLVYRLGLTCLVEVKLLTQATLVIVALQILYRLLLSLLGMLYSKQNFKKMTFFS comes from the exons ATGAAAGTTGTCAGCTTGCAGAGGCTCTGCTCCTCTCTGAAACCTATTCACCGTCGAGTT CCGTCTACGACGAAGAAGATGACCGGAGGAGGCAGATACGGCGGCGCATCAGGTAAACTCGTACGCTCATCAATGAAGAGAGAAGAGCGTCAAGGCAGATCTGGGATACCACCGGTTAATAAAG TTCTATGCGAGGTGCAGAGGCTAAAGCTGCTTGCCCTGAGATGCAGTTGGTTCAAGTTCCTGTTTCTCGTG CAGGGAAGCTACGGGAACAATCAAAGTAGAGAGAGCAAACTGTTAAAAGGTCCTTCTCAGATACAGAGCAACACATTGGCTGCTTTGGAAGCCATTGATGTTCCCGTTGCTGAAGAAGTTATGGACGCTGGCTGTATCATCGGTGATCGGATTAACGGTCTTGTCGACGGTGTCTCTGGTGCTTG GTTTATCAAGTTTGATACTTTCACTCCTGCGGTGTCACGAGGACTTCCTGTGACTCGGGTGATATTGTTTTTGGTGTATAGGTTAGGACTAACTTGTTTGGTAGAAGTGAAGCTACTTACTCAGGCTACACTTGTTATAGTGGCATTGCAGATTTTGTACCGGCTGTTATTGAGTCTGTTGGGTATGTTGTATTCAAagcaaaacttcaaaaaaatgacgtttttttcttaa
- the LOC108838468 gene encoding expansin-A13: protein MQLFLLLLLAALSPPATSHYSSSTSSPSSSTVSTSASEWRPARATYYAATNPRDAVGGACGYGDLVKSGYGMATVGLSETLFERGQICGACFELRCVDDLRWCIPGTSIILTATNFCAPNYGFDPDGGGHCNPPNKHFVLPIEAFEKIAIWKAGNMPVQYRRINCRREGSIRFTIDGGGIFISVLITNVAGSGDIAAVKVKGSRTGWLPMGRNWGQNWHINADLKNQALSFEVTASDRSTVTAYNVAPRNWDYGQTFEGKQFETP, encoded by the exons ATGCaactcttcctcctcctcctcctcgccGCACTATCACCTCCGGCGACTTCCCACTACTCCTCCTCAACCTCATCTCCTTCCTCTTCCACCGTCTCTACCTCCGCCTCCGAATGGCGTCCCGCGCGAGCCACCTACTACGCCGCGACCAACCCTCGAGACGCGGTAGGCGGTGCGTGCGGATACGGAGATCTCGTCAAATCCGGGTACGGCATGGCCACGGTCGGTCTGAGCGAGACGCTGTTCGAGCGGGGACAGATCTGCGGCGCTTGCTTCGAGCTCAGATGCGTCGATGATCTGCGCTGGTGTATCCCCGGGACTTCCATCATCCTCACCGCCACGAACTTCTGCGCTCCTAATTACGGTTTTGACCCCGACGGTGGCGGTCACTGTAACCCTCCCAACAAACACTTCGTGTTGCCTATTGAGGCGTTCGAGAAGATCGCTATTTGGAAAGCTGGGAACATGCCGGTGCAGTATCGAAG GATCAACTGTAGAAGGGAAGGAAGCATTAGGTTTACAATAGATGGTGGAGGCATTTTCATTTCGGTTCTGATCACCAATGTTGCTGGGTCCGGTGATATAGCTGCTGTGAAGGTTAAAGGGTCTAGAACCGGGTGGTTACCAATGGGTCGTAATTGGGGACAGAACTGGCATATCAACGCTGATCTCAAGAACCAAGCTCTCTCGTTTGAAGTGACTGCTAGTGACAGATCAACCGTGACAGCTTACAATGTTGCTCCTAGAAACTGGGATTACGGACAAACCTTTGAAGGGAAACAGTTCGAGACTCCGTGA
- the LOC108837576 gene encoding uncharacterized protein LOC108837576 isoform X3 encodes MTGGGRYGGASGKLVRSSMKREERQGRSGIPPVNKVLCEVQRLKLLALRCSWFKFLFLVQGSYGNNQSRESKLLKGPSQIQSNTLAALEAIDVPVAEEVMDAGCIIGDRINGLVDGVSGAWFIKFDTFTPAVSRGLPVTRVILFLVYRLGLTCLVEVKLLTQATLVIVALQILYRLLLSLLGMLYSKQNFKKMTFFS; translated from the exons ATGACCGGAGGAGGCAGATACGGCGGCGCATCAGGTAAACTCGTACGCTCATCAATGAAGAGAGAAGAGCGTCAAGGCAGATCTGGGATACCACCGGTTAATAAAG TTCTATGCGAGGTGCAGAGGCTAAAGCTGCTTGCCCTGAGATGCAGTTGGTTCAAGTTCCTGTTTCTCGTG CAGGGAAGCTACGGGAACAATCAAAGTAGAGAGAGCAAACTGTTAAAAGGTCCTTCTCAGATACAGAGCAACACATTGGCTGCTTTGGAAGCCATTGATGTTCCCGTTGCTGAAGAAGTTATGGACGCTGGCTGTATCATCGGTGATCGGATTAACGGTCTTGTCGACGGTGTCTCTGGTGCTTG GTTTATCAAGTTTGATACTTTCACTCCTGCGGTGTCACGAGGACTTCCTGTGACTCGGGTGATATTGTTTTTGGTGTATAGGTTAGGACTAACTTGTTTGGTAGAAGTGAAGCTACTTACTCAGGCTACACTTGTTATAGTGGCATTGCAGATTTTGTACCGGCTGTTATTGAGTCTGTTGGGTATGTTGTATTCAAagcaaaacttcaaaaaaatgacgtttttttcttaa
- the LOC108837576 gene encoding zeaxanthin epoxidase, chloroplastic isoform X2 — protein MKVVSLQRLCSSLKPIHRRVPSTTKKMTGGGRYGGASGKLVRSSMKREERQGRSGIPPVNKVLCEVQRLKLLALRCSWFKFLFLVGSYGNNQSRESKLLKGPSQIQSNTLAALEAIDVPVAEEVMDAGCIIGDRINGLVDGVSGAWFIKFDTFTPAVSRGLPVTRVILFLVYRLGLTCLVEVKLLTQATLVIVALQILYRLLLSLLGMLYSKQNFKKMTFFS, from the exons ATGAAAGTTGTCAGCTTGCAGAGGCTCTGCTCCTCTCTGAAACCTATTCACCGTCGAGTT CCGTCTACGACGAAGAAGATGACCGGAGGAGGCAGATACGGCGGCGCATCAGGTAAACTCGTACGCTCATCAATGAAGAGAGAAGAGCGTCAAGGCAGATCTGGGATACCACCGGTTAATAAAG TTCTATGCGAGGTGCAGAGGCTAAAGCTGCTTGCCCTGAGATGCAGTTGGTTCAAGTTCCTGTTTCTCGTG GGAAGCTACGGGAACAATCAAAGTAGAGAGAGCAAACTGTTAAAAGGTCCTTCTCAGATACAGAGCAACACATTGGCTGCTTTGGAAGCCATTGATGTTCCCGTTGCTGAAGAAGTTATGGACGCTGGCTGTATCATCGGTGATCGGATTAACGGTCTTGTCGACGGTGTCTCTGGTGCTTG GTTTATCAAGTTTGATACTTTCACTCCTGCGGTGTCACGAGGACTTCCTGTGACTCGGGTGATATTGTTTTTGGTGTATAGGTTAGGACTAACTTGTTTGGTAGAAGTGAAGCTACTTACTCAGGCTACACTTGTTATAGTGGCATTGCAGATTTTGTACCGGCTGTTATTGAGTCTGTTGGGTATGTTGTATTCAAagcaaaacttcaaaaaaatgacgtttttttcttaa
- the LOC108837576 gene encoding zeaxanthin epoxidase, chloroplastic isoform X4 encodes MTGGGRYGGASGKLVRSSMKREERQGRSGIPPVNKVLCEVQRLKLLALRCSWFKFLFLVGSYGNNQSRESKLLKGPSQIQSNTLAALEAIDVPVAEEVMDAGCIIGDRINGLVDGVSGAWFIKFDTFTPAVSRGLPVTRVILFLVYRLGLTCLVEVKLLTQATLVIVALQILYRLLLSLLGMLYSKQNFKKMTFFS; translated from the exons ATGACCGGAGGAGGCAGATACGGCGGCGCATCAGGTAAACTCGTACGCTCATCAATGAAGAGAGAAGAGCGTCAAGGCAGATCTGGGATACCACCGGTTAATAAAG TTCTATGCGAGGTGCAGAGGCTAAAGCTGCTTGCCCTGAGATGCAGTTGGTTCAAGTTCCTGTTTCTCGTG GGAAGCTACGGGAACAATCAAAGTAGAGAGAGCAAACTGTTAAAAGGTCCTTCTCAGATACAGAGCAACACATTGGCTGCTTTGGAAGCCATTGATGTTCCCGTTGCTGAAGAAGTTATGGACGCTGGCTGTATCATCGGTGATCGGATTAACGGTCTTGTCGACGGTGTCTCTGGTGCTTG GTTTATCAAGTTTGATACTTTCACTCCTGCGGTGTCACGAGGACTTCCTGTGACTCGGGTGATATTGTTTTTGGTGTATAGGTTAGGACTAACTTGTTTGGTAGAAGTGAAGCTACTTACTCAGGCTACACTTGTTATAGTGGCATTGCAGATTTTGTACCGGCTGTTATTGAGTCTGTTGGGTATGTTGTATTCAAagcaaaacttcaaaaaaatgacgtttttttcttaa